Proteins co-encoded in one Bacteroidia bacterium genomic window:
- a CDS encoding efflux RND transporter permease subunit yields MSLPSLSLSRPVLAIVMNIVLLLFGIVAYQYLPVREYPAIDPPTVTVRTAYTGAPAEIIENQITEPLEKQINGIPGVRTITSTSSVGTSLITVEFNLGVEMEAAAADVRDKVSQAMRNLPQDLDAPPVVSKADANSDFIILIAIQSPTKGIFELSDYAENSLVPRLQSIDGVSSANIFGQKRYAMRLWIDPIRLEAHQLTFQDVKIALNRENIELPAGKITGTQTELSLHTQGRMESPAEFNQLIVRKDANGTVTIGDIGYAELGTEVEESTWLLNGMPGLGIAIIPQPGANHIEIADEFYKRLKVIQAENKQDIHIELLIDNTQNIRHSIHEVIETLLIAFSLVVLVVFAFFRNWLIAIRPLIDIPISLVASFFVLYLMGYSINVLTLLGIVLATGLVVDDGIVVTENIFRKLESGMNIRDAAREGSDEIFFVVIATSLALAVVFLPVIFLQGFVGSLFREFGVVIACSVLISAFVSLTITPVLNVYLNRNNEQHSWFYLKTEPFFVWLEKSYESILSKALQARWIIGIIIAASFVTIYHLNQTLSEELAPMEDKSSIRLMLTTPEGSGFDYTRKLSNSLSNYLYDSIPERTFVFNATPSFFGTGMNSSFGRLSLVPPNERTRSQNDVAMQINKMFGQYYDAKVFAIQEQTISVGMASRGTLPVQFVVQNFDFKKLREVVPKFLDAAKQNKVFQNVDVNLKFNKPELQIYVDRDKVRESGLQTADVFEALQTGFGGGRAAYFTMNGNQYTVIIQVSMNNRMKPEDLLKINVRSSTGKLVPIASVANWVENSTPPTIFHHDRYKSATFSASLVEGKTIGDGIKAMNQIADSLLDETFQRSLSGPSRDFSESSSNVFFVFILALILTYLLLAAQFESFIDPFVILLTVPLALTGAFVTLWAFDQTINLFSQIGMILLIGLVTKNGIMIVEFANNEFKLGLSREKAALRGAVHRLRPILMTSLATAFGALPLAISLGAAATSRKPLGLVIVGGIALSLILTLFVVPVVYTFTKPKVNRNPS; encoded by the coding sequence ATGAGTTTACCTTCCTTATCCTTAAGTCGCCCGGTTTTAGCTATTGTAATGAATATTGTTTTGCTGCTATTTGGGATAGTAGCTTACCAATATTTGCCGGTTCGGGAGTATCCGGCCATTGACCCGCCAACCGTTACGGTACGCACAGCTTACACTGGAGCTCCGGCAGAAATTATTGAAAACCAGATTACAGAACCCCTTGAAAAGCAGATAAACGGGATTCCGGGAGTTAGAACGATAACCTCGACCAGTTCTGTTGGCACAAGTCTTATTACCGTTGAGTTTAACCTTGGAGTAGAGATGGAGGCTGCGGCGGCAGATGTTCGGGATAAGGTAAGCCAAGCTATGCGTAATCTCCCACAAGATTTAGACGCTCCACCAGTTGTTTCAAAAGCCGATGCTAATAGCGACTTTATCATTCTGATAGCTATCCAAAGCCCGACAAAAGGTATTTTTGAACTCTCAGATTATGCTGAAAACTCCTTAGTGCCGCGCCTCCAAAGCATTGATGGTGTGAGTTCTGCCAATATTTTTGGGCAAAAACGCTATGCTATGCGGCTATGGATTGACCCCATTCGCTTAGAAGCTCATCAGCTAACATTTCAGGACGTTAAAATTGCACTTAACCGCGAAAATATAGAGCTACCTGCCGGAAAAATCACCGGTACTCAAACAGAATTAAGCCTCCATACACAAGGGCGTATGGAAAGTCCGGCAGAGTTTAACCAACTGATTGTCAGAAAAGATGCCAATGGAACAGTAACCATAGGAGACATTGGCTATGCAGAGTTAGGCACAGAGGTAGAAGAATCTACGTGGTTGTTAAACGGGATGCCCGGATTAGGAATCGCTATTATCCCCCAGCCGGGAGCAAATCATATCGAAATTGCAGATGAATTTTATAAACGATTAAAAGTAATACAGGCTGAAAATAAGCAAGATATACATATCGAACTGCTTATTGACAATACCCAAAACATCCGTCATTCGATTCATGAAGTTATTGAGACCCTGCTAATTGCGTTTAGCTTAGTTGTGTTGGTAGTATTTGCATTTTTTAGAAATTGGCTGATAGCGATTCGCCCGCTGATAGATATTCCCATATCGTTAGTAGCCTCCTTTTTTGTGTTGTATCTCATGGGTTATTCCATTAATGTACTTACGTTGTTGGGGATTGTTTTAGCTACAGGTTTGGTTGTGGATGATGGTATTGTGGTTACAGAAAATATTTTCCGGAAATTAGAATCCGGTATGAATATTCGGGACGCAGCGCGGGAAGGCAGTGATGAAATTTTCTTTGTGGTAATAGCCACTTCGTTAGCCTTAGCAGTTGTCTTTTTGCCGGTTATATTCTTGCAGGGTTTTGTAGGTAGTTTATTTCGGGAATTTGGGGTCGTCATAGCCTGCTCAGTTCTGATTTCGGCCTTTGTGTCATTAACAATTACTCCGGTATTAAATGTTTATCTAAACCGTAACAACGAACAGCATAGTTGGTTTTATTTAAAAACAGAACCATTCTTTGTTTGGTTAGAGAAATCTTATGAGTCTATATTAAGCAAAGCATTACAAGCACGTTGGATTATCGGGATCATTATCGCGGCAAGTTTTGTAACAATTTATCATCTAAACCAAACGCTTAGCGAGGAGTTGGCTCCGATGGAAGACAAAAGCAGCATTCGTCTGATGCTCACGACACCTGAAGGAAGTGGCTTTGACTATACCCGAAAGTTATCAAACTCCCTCAGTAACTACCTTTATGATTCAATACCGGAAAGGACGTTTGTGTTTAATGCTACTCCCAGTTTTTTTGGAACAGGAATGAACAGTTCTTTTGGGCGATTATCATTGGTTCCGCCTAACGAAAGAACTCGTTCTCAAAATGATGTTGCTATGCAGATTAACAAAATGTTTGGTCAATATTATGATGCAAAAGTGTTTGCTATTCAAGAGCAAACGATTTCGGTGGGAATGGCTTCACGGGGAACGCTACCGGTTCAATTTGTAGTTCAAAATTTTGACTTTAAAAAACTACGTGAAGTAGTACCTAAATTTTTAGATGCTGCTAAACAAAATAAAGTTTTTCAAAATGTGGATGTAAATCTTAAGTTTAATAAACCTGAACTTCAGATTTATGTAGATAGAGATAAAGTACGTGAGTCAGGGCTTCAAACTGCGGACGTTTTTGAAGCATTACAGACCGGTTTTGGCGGCGGGCGGGCTGCTTACTTTACCATGAATGGAAATCAATATACAGTTATTATTCAAGTTTCGATGAATAACCGTATGAAACCGGAAGACCTCCTAAAAATTAATGTACGAAGTAGCACCGGAAAGTTGGTTCCAATAGCGAGTGTAGCTAATTGGGTAGAAAATAGCACTCCCCCAACCATTTTCCACCATGATAGATATAAGTCTGCCACTTTTTCGGCTTCTTTGGTCGAAGGAAAAACAATTGGAGACGGTATTAAAGCGATGAACCAAATTGCAGATTCTTTATTAGATGAAACTTTTCAGCGGTCTCTATCCGGCCCCTCGCGGGACTTTTCTGAAAGTTCCTCCAATGTATTTTTTGTATTTATCTTAGCTCTAATTCTAACATACTTATTGTTAGCTGCTCAGTTTGAGAGTTTTATAGATCCATTTGTTATTTTGCTTACCGTTCCTTTGGCTCTTACGGGTGCATTTGTTACGTTGTGGGCTTTTGACCAAACCATCAATTTGTTCTCTCAAATTGGTATGATTTTGCTGATTGGGTTGGTAACTAAAAATGGTATTATGATTGTAGAGTTTGCCAATAATGAGTTTAAGTTAGGTCTTAGCCGCGAGAAAGCCGCATTACGAGGGGCGGTTCACCGCTTGCGCCCGATTCTGATGACCAGCTTGGCTACTGCCTTTGGTGCTTTGCCTTTAGCTATTTCACTTGGAGCTGCTGCTACCAGCCGAAAACCGCTTGGCTTGGTGATTGTTGGCGGAATTGCTCTCTCACTCATCTTAACGCTGTTTGTAGTTCCCGTAGTTTATACATTCACCAAGCCCAAAGTGAATAGAAACCCAAGTTAG
- the rfbA gene encoding glucose-1-phosphate thymidylyltransferase RfbA → MKGIILAGGSGTRLHPLTLVMSKQLMPVYDKPMIYYPLSTLMLAGIQEILIISTPHDLPHFKQLLGDGKRLGLSLHYAEQPSPDGLAQAFIIGADFIQQDKVCLILGDNIFYGEGLSQTVQSCSNPDGGIVFAYHVHDPERYGVVEFDEQWNALSIEEKPTKPRSSFAVPGIYFYDNSIVEIARNLKPSPRGELEITDVNKIYLERKKLKVTVIKRGTAWLDTGTHESLLQAANFVQIIEARQGLKVGCIEEVAWRMKYITNQQLAEISQPLVKSGYGSYLLKLLENRL, encoded by the coding sequence ATGAAAGGTATCATTTTAGCGGGAGGCTCAGGAACTCGCCTGCACCCACTTACGCTGGTTATGAGCAAACAGCTCATGCCTGTCTATGACAAACCGATGATTTATTATCCGCTTTCTACGCTCATGCTGGCCGGAATTCAGGAAATATTGATTATTTCTACCCCGCATGACTTACCGCATTTTAAGCAATTGCTAGGAGACGGAAAAAGGTTGGGGTTGTCATTACACTATGCAGAGCAACCTTCACCGGATGGCCTTGCACAAGCATTTATTATCGGTGCGGATTTTATTCAGCAGGATAAAGTTTGCTTGATTTTAGGCGATAATATTTTTTACGGAGAAGGTCTTTCCCAAACCGTTCAATCTTGTAGCAATCCAGACGGCGGAATCGTGTTTGCATATCATGTCCATGACCCAGAACGTTATGGTGTGGTGGAGTTTGACGAACAATGGAATGCTTTGTCCATAGAAGAAAAGCCGACTAAGCCACGCTCTTCCTTTGCCGTTCCCGGAATTTATTTTTATGATAACTCCATCGTAGAAATTGCCCGAAACCTAAAACCCTCTCCCAGAGGCGAATTAGAGATAACAGACGTTAATAAAATTTATCTTGAAAGAAAAAAACTGAAAGTAACGGTCATAAAACGTGGCACGGCTTGGTTAGATACCGGAACCCATGAATCACTATTACAAGCTGCTAATTTTGTGCAAATTATAGAAGCCAGACAAGGACTTAAAGTCGGTTGTATAGAAGAAGTAGCTTGGAGAATGAAATATATAACCAACCAACAATTAGCTGAAATATCTCAGCCATTAGTTAAAAGTGGATACGGGAGCTATTTACTCAAGTTATTAGAAAACCGATTGTAG
- the rpiB gene encoding ribose 5-phosphate isomerase B, producing the protein MYLVAIAADHAGFELKEACKANLTQAGIEVRDFGTHNQNSVDYPDFVHPVAKFLQEHSEYKGILICGSGQGVCITANRYTHIRAALCWEKNIAALARKHNDANVLCLPARFVTPQDSFDIIQTFLTTPFEGGRHQVRIDKIN; encoded by the coding sequence ATGTATTTGGTTGCTATAGCTGCTGACCATGCCGGCTTTGAACTAAAAGAAGCCTGCAAGGCTAATTTGACGCAAGCCGGCATTGAAGTACGTGATTTTGGAACTCACAATCAAAATTCCGTAGATTATCCTGATTTTGTGCATCCGGTAGCAAAGTTTCTTCAGGAACATTCTGAATATAAAGGGATTTTGATTTGTGGTAGCGGGCAAGGTGTGTGCATAACAGCGAACCGATATACCCATATCCGAGCAGCACTGTGTTGGGAAAAAAACATTGCAGCACTTGCCCGAAAACATAATGATGCCAATGTGCTGTGCCTCCCCGCCCGTTTTGTAACTCCACAAGATAGTTTTGATATTATCCAGACATTCTTAACCACACCGTTTGAAGGCGGACGCCACCAAGTTAGAATAGACAAAATCAACTGA
- the ubiA gene encoding putative 4-hydroxybenzoate polyprenyltransferase codes for MKSFFSLVKFSHTIFALPFALVGASLGFQQQHDFQWKTLFWILGCMITARNAAMAFNRYIDRKYDTANPRTWVREIPAGIISPKVALLFVVVNSILFSFFSWCISELCFYLSPIALAVILGYSYTKRITWLCHFFLGIGLGLAPVGAYVAVVDSFSWMIVLLGFTVMLWVSGFDIIYALQDIGFDKEHNLNSIPAYFGLQKALFISRGLHIGCLLGLMIFTYQIEAGWLSWTATGLFAMLLGYQHQVVGKGDLSRVNLAFFTTNGIASVVFGGLIVLDLFTFT; via the coding sequence ATGAAGTCTTTTTTTTCATTAGTTAAGTTTTCTCATACCATATTTGCGCTTCCGTTTGCACTCGTGGGTGCGTCGCTTGGCTTTCAGCAACAGCATGATTTTCAGTGGAAAACTCTTTTTTGGATCTTAGGCTGTATGATTACGGCTCGTAATGCGGCAATGGCATTTAACCGTTATATTGATAGAAAATATGACACGGCGAATCCACGTACTTGGGTTCGGGAAATTCCGGCAGGGATTATTTCCCCAAAAGTTGCGCTCCTTTTTGTGGTCGTGAATAGTATTTTGTTCAGCTTTTTTTCATGGTGCATCAGCGAACTATGCTTTTATTTATCGCCGATTGCCTTAGCTGTTATTTTAGGATATTCATACACGAAACGAATTACGTGGCTTTGTCATTTTTTTTTAGGTATAGGACTGGGTTTAGCTCCCGTAGGGGCGTATGTAGCTGTGGTTGATTCCTTCTCGTGGATGATTGTTTTGCTTGGCTTTACGGTGATGCTATGGGTAAGCGGCTTTGATATCATTTATGCTTTACAAGATATTGGTTTTGATAAAGAACATAACCTAAATAGTATTCCGGCATATTTTGGGCTACAAAAAGCATTATTTATTTCGAGGGGGCTACACATAGGTTGTTTATTAGGTCTGATGATATTTACGTATCAGATTGAGGCCGGCTGGCTTTCATGGACAGCTACGGGGTTGTTTGCAATGCTTTTAGGATACCAACATCAGGTTGTTGGAAAAGGAGATTTATCCAGAGTTAATCTTGCTTTTTTTACCACAAATGGCATTGCATCCGTAGTTTTTGGGGGTCTAATCGTGTTAGATTTATTTACGTTTACGTAA